The Mesotoga infera genome includes a region encoding these proteins:
- the cas5b gene encoding type I-B CRISPR-associated protein Cas5, with product MKVLVFDIASDYAHFRQPYSTTSSLTYAIPPRTAVLGIVGAILGIESGGFGKSEHVPKLENSNVRIGVRIMKPIEKVRFNMNYSYTKADAATKNVLHIQVPVEMVKEPIYRLHICADSPLFEKLERLVSKKECYYTPYLGITEFIARVNYIGTYEARILVRSEKIYSAIYMSDSTNFVMSNGQKIFRETHAVSMDNYRHVTEYSEIAYEAEGKPLIASSVDPESIVVGFATPDGEVAVMIR from the coding sequence ATGAAAGTCCTCGTCTTCGACATAGCCAGTGACTACGCACATTTCAGGCAGCCATACTCGACAACCTCTTCCCTGACTTATGCTATACCCCCGCGAACTGCTGTGCTTGGAATAGTGGGAGCCATTCTTGGAATTGAGAGTGGTGGCTTTGGCAAGAGCGAGCATGTGCCAAAACTGGAAAACTCAAACGTGCGGATCGGTGTACGTATAATGAAACCCATCGAAAAGGTGCGTTTCAACATGAACTATTCCTACACAAAGGCGGATGCTGCGACCAAGAATGTTTTGCACATACAGGTTCCCGTAGAAATGGTGAAAGAACCAATTTATCGCCTTCACATCTGCGCAGATAGCCCTCTGTTTGAAAAACTGGAAAGACTTGTATCAAAAAAAGAATGCTATTACACGCCGTATCTCGGAATTACCGAGTTTATAGCGAGGGTTAATTACATAGGGACTTACGAAGCAAGAATCCTGGTCAGATCGGAAAAGATCTACTCGGCGATTTATATGTCAGATAGCACCAATTTTGTCATGTCAAATGGACAGAAGATCTTCAGGGAAACTCACGCAGTTTCCATGGACAACTATCGTCACGTGACTGAATACAGCGAGATAGCTTACGAGGCGGAGGGTAAACCCTTGATTGCAAGCTCAGTCGACCCAGAGTCAATAGTAGTAGGCTTTGCAACCCCCGACGGCGAAGTGGCTGTGATGATTAGATGA